The bacterium DNA window TTCGAGGGGCGTCAGGCGACCCTGGCATCGGTACGCGCGGGCGAGGCGCTCCATCTGGTGCGGGATCCCCAAAACCCGCGCGATCCGCACGCGATCATGGTCTGCCTTGGCGACGGGCGACAGCTTGGGTTCCTTCGGGCGGCGCTGGCAGCCCGGCTTGCGCCGGCCATGGATGCCGGAGCCCGATACGCGGCGACCGCGACGGCGCTGACCGGTGGCGGGGACCGCGCGTGGGGGCTGAACATCCACCTCAACCGCGAGGCAACCTGGGAAGGGGAGATGGTCGAGGGCCGTCGTGGACTCCTCGACGGTCTGGTTTCCGGTCTAAGCCGCGGGCGCCCTCTCTCCAGCCGGCAGCAGGAGGTCCTGGATGCCGTTCTTGCAGGAAGCCCGGTTGCGGCCCGCTTTGGGCCGGGCCGCGGTCTCCTTCACACGGTGGTGATGGCGGCAGCAGTGCTGGCATCCCGCGGCGACGGGCCGGTCGTGGTAGTGCTGCCGCGGTCAGGGGTGGTAGATGCCTGGTATGGTCTTGCCGGGGCGTGGCTGCGAAGGGCCGGGCTCCGGGTAGCCGGCGCCCACGGCCTGCTCCCCGCGCAGGACGCGGCCCGCGTCGGCGCGGCCTGGGGCAGAGGAGATCTCGACCTGCTGTTTGCGTCCGCGCTCTGGACTGAGCAGCGGGTGCCGGAAGCAGGCGGGGTAATGGCAGTGCTCGACCCCCACAGCCCGGAGTCCGACGTTGCCCTCCTGCGGGAGCGGTACGGTGGCCGCCTCCGCCTCCTAACCGGAACGCTGCCCGGCGAGGCGCTGGGGCAGGCCGCCGGTGCTGTTGGGATTGATCGGGTCGTCTCTGCTGCTCCTGCCCGGACAAACCTACGGGTCGTGGACCGCCGCGGCCTCCCAGCCGATGAGGTCGGTCTCGGAGGCGGCCGCGCGCGCGGGGAGAAGACCCTTGTCCTGACTGGTGACGCCGGCGCGAGCGTTGCAGCGGCGCGCCATCTGCGCACGCGCCATCCCGACATGGCGGATCTCATCGCCTACTATCACGCGGGCCTGCCCGCGGCGTTGCGCCGCGTGATCGAGGACCTCTTTGCGGCAGGACAGTTGACGGCGTTGGTCGCAGGGGCGTATTTGGTCGCGCCCGCGCTGCCCGAGGACATCGCGCGCGTGGTGGTCCTGGGACTGCCGCCGGACCCTCTGCTGGCGGGCGACTGCCTGGGCTCCGGGGGTCTGAAGGGAGGGGTGACGACCGTGGAGCTCAGGTTCGGTCCTGACGCGCTTGACGCCGCCTCAGCCCAGTTGGAAGCGCGCTGCCCCTCGCGGGAGACGCTTGTGCGATGCTACCATGAACTCAAGCCGCGGGGGCGGGCGGGAGAAGGTCTGGAAACGACCCTCCCGGCCGGGGTTCTGTCCGCCTGCCTGGCGATCATGGTCGAAGCCGGGGTCCTCACCCGGGAGGACGCGGAGGGTCCCGGGGGGCGGTACACTCTGCTGGATGCCGGTTCCCGAGGCGATCTGGGCCGGTCGCTCAGGTACAGGGAGGGGATGCGGGAGCACGCGGCCTGGTCCCATCTGCGTGCCTGGGCAGGCGGTCCGGCTGCACGGATTCTGGACGGCCTCGCGAGGCCGTAGTCCAGGAGGGCTCGGGGGCTTCACGCCGAAATGCTGCAGGAAAAGCCGATCGGCGGTGTCCAGCGGTGAAGTGGCTGGATCTGCGCAGACAACAAGGTAGCTTCCAGGATCTGCCGCCTGAGGTCCAGCGCCTCATCGCGACACTGCGGGCCAACTTCCCCAAGGCCGATCTCGATCTGGTGCGCGAGGCCTACCTTGCCGCTGCCAGGGCCCACGAGGGCCAGAGACGCGCTTCGGGCGAACCGTACGTCATGCACACGGTGACCGTGGCGACCATCCTGGCCGATCTGCGCCTCGACGTGACCACGGTTTCCGCCGCCTTGTTGCATGACGTGCTCGAGGACACCGGCGTTGAACTGTCCGAGCTGCGCGACCGGTTCGGCCCCGAGATCGCCACGCTGGTGGACGGCGTTACCAAGCTGGGCAAGATCGAGTGGCAGAGTCGGGAGGAGCGTCAGGCCGAGAGCCTGCGCAAGATGTTCCTGGCAATGGCCAACGACATCCGCATCGTCTTGATCAAACTGGCCGACCGGCTGCACAACATGCGCACCATAGCGCCACTTCCAGAGTGGAAGCGCCAGCGTACCTCCCAGGAGACGCTCGACATCTATGCCCCGCTGGCTGAGCGGCTGGGGATAGGCAGCGTCCAGAAGGAGTTCGAGGACCTGGCGTTCCAGCAACTCGAGCCCGAAACCTACGCGGAGATCACCCGCTCGCTGGCCCAGGCCGAGGACGCCCGGCAGGCGCTCGTAGATCGGGTCGTGAGGGTCCTCCACCGCGAGATCCAACGGGCGGGCATCAAGGTAGAGCCCAAGAACATCACGGGCCGGCCCAAGCACATATACAGCATCTGGAAGAAGCTTCAGCGGCCCAAGTACGCGGGGCAACCCGTGGAGCGCGTCTACGACCGGCTGGGCGTGCGGGTGCTGCTCGACGACGTGAAGGACTGCTACACTGCGCTAGGCGTAGTTCATGCTGTTTGGAAACCGATCCCGGGCGAGTTCGACGACTACATCGCCAACCCGAAGACCAGCGGGTATCAGTCGCTGCACACGGCGGTCATCCACGAGGGGGAACCGCTGGAGTTCCAGATACGCACCCACCAGATGCACGTCGAGGCAGAGCGCGGCATCGCCGCCCACTGGAAGTACAAGGAAGGCGCGGCACAGACCCGAGAGGTGGACCAGAAGCTGGCCTGGCTGC harbors:
- a CDS encoding bifunctional (p)ppGpp synthetase/guanosine-3',5'-bis(diphosphate) 3'-pyrophosphohydrolase, which codes for MKWLDLRRQQGSFQDLPPEVQRLIATLRANFPKADLDLVREAYLAAARAHEGQRRASGEPYVMHTVTVATILADLRLDVTTVSAALLHDVLEDTGVELSELRDRFGPEIATLVDGVTKLGKIEWQSREERQAESLRKMFLAMANDIRIVLIKLADRLHNMRTIAPLPEWKRQRTSQETLDIYAPLAERLGIGSVQKEFEDLAFQQLEPETYAEITRSLAQAEDARQALVDRVVRVLHREIQRAGIKVEPKNITGRPKHIYSIWKKLQRPKYAGQPVERVYDRLGVRVLLDDVKDCYTALGVVHAVWKPIPGEFDDYIANPKTSGYQSLHTAVIHEGEPLEFQIRTHQMHVEAERGIAAHWKYKEGAAQTREVDQKLAWLRQLLEWQQDMSGAREFVQSVRLDLFQNEVFVFTPKGDVIDLPAGATPVDFAYRIHTDVGHRCVGAKVNGRLVPLSHKLRTGDIVEISTSKSSAGPSRDWLMFIVTSNARSKVKQWFKRERHEENLVHGREMLERELRRTGGVAAAMKPERLEEVIGQFGMSSADELLAAIGNGDLSLLQVAHALRGTVPVEEEPAAPPTAPMAPPGAPQGVRVRGVDNVLMRFARCCTPLPGDRIVGYVTRGRGVAIHRNDCANIAFLRAHPERLLEVEWESVQERVYQVEVEVEAFDRVGLLKDILAAVAETRTNVLSMNARLRRDKVVVTNVVLDIRNIGQLHAVMQRVEKVPEVFSVARVVPT